The sequence CATCATCTATCAATTCGTTAGTCTCCTTACTATCAGTAGGGGAAGAAGCAAGATCCAAGGTTTCCCTCAAATAATACATGACTTCCCCCATTGATTCCGTTACTTCTTCTTCAAATTGTTCCTGTTTTTTTCGCACTTCGTCTAGTTGTTCAATATCCCTCTCCAACTTTTTTTGTCTTTCAAGCAACAGTTGAACTTTCTCTTCTTGTTTTTCCACCATATCCTAGCACCTTAATCCGTCAGTAAGCGACGTCCACCACCTGAATAAGCCCCTTGACCACCACCTGAAGGAACCAACTGATCCAAGGAACGACTAATGGATTGATCAACCGCCTCAAATTCGGCAGCCATGGATTGGACTAAAGAGACAAACTCAACCAACTTATGAGAAACCTGAGTACTATAGTCCTTTTCGCGCGAAATATGAGTCGAAGCATCATTATTACCATTGTAGCTAGAAACTCCATCTTTTGTTGCCATGCCAATACCAGATATATTCGATGCACTTGTGGCTATTCCTGTCGCTACTTGTGAAGCAATTTGGCTATTACTCTGAATCATTCTTCCCCCTCCTTACTAATTTTGAGCTTAATAGAATCTCTTCTATTGTGCAAGTATATTTCATCTATCGCAACTTTTGCTTCCTTACTATTATAAGTTTTTTCCAAGAAGTTTTGATCCATTAAACGCATACCCAATAATACATACTGAGCTTCCGTTCGTATTTTCTTAAGAATAGAATCATTACTTACCCCAAGTACTTGATGTTGTCCGCCAATCAATAAATAAAGTTTTACTTTATGAGAAAGCTCAAACAAGCGATTCCATTCATCAGCCGTCACACCCGTGGAGTGGATAAAGTCTGATATTGATGGAATGAGAATCATCCACGGTCTCAAACTTGATATATCTTCGTTGAGGCGTTCTTCCATTTCGAAAAGAAGTTGCTGGCAATAAGTTTTCAAGGTGATTTCATCACTGATATATTGACTAACTTGTTCTCTGTAAGACACAAAATTCTCACTGGAATCAACCAACATAACTTTGAACTCTTTCATTAACTGCGTCACCGACCTCAAGACATGATGGATGAGTACCACTTGGTTCTCCTCAGTATCAGATACCATCAATACATGTTTCAATTTATTCAGTGGTAAACGTACTGCTTCCACATTCTCAAAGTCTAGTCCGATTGGTAGCTCACCACCTGCGACAGCTTCTTGCACGCTTGCTAGGCCCGCAAACTCTTCAAAGCTCAGGCTCTCAGGCATGACTGGTATGCCTTCTGGACGACGACCCGTCCAAGAAGCAGCCATGCTTTTTGCCTCATCCTGTACTGCCTGCACCAGACCAAAGGAGTCCTTGGCATAGGCTGGAAGGGCTACTTGGAAGACCTCAACCTCTTCCAAATGAACCAAGCCTCGACCAGGAACCTCTTCCATCACATGTTGGTGACGACCGACAATGGTACGAGATTCGACGTCATCTGTCAATTTCAATGCCAAACGTGTTTTCAGACTGGCTTGTAAACCTGGGCGAAGAGCCCCACTGCGACCCGCTGTGAGTACCAGATAGATTCCGAGGCTGGCTCCTTCACGTGCCAGAGTTTGTAAGAGAGTTTCCATTTCAGCTCCAAGACTTGCCTCTTTCAAACCGTCAAAATTATCCAAAACCAAGAAGATAACAGGAAGCTCGTCTCCACTTGCCTGCCGATAGAGGGTGAGATTTGGGACGGCATAGCGACTAAAGGCCGCCTTGCGCTTAGCCAACTCTTCCTTAATCCGACGCATGAACTTGGTCAACTTCTCTGTATCCTCCGCCATCAATAGATCCGCAGTATGAGGCAGATCTCTCAACGGCAAGAGTCCGTTGGTACCGAAGTCCAAGAGATAGAAGTGTAGCTCCTCCGGTGTCAGTTGGCGTGCCAAGTCCATCACTAGGGTTTAAACAAAGGTCGATTTCCCCATACCCGGACTAGAGAAGAGGGCGATGTGTCCATCCTTTTCAAAGTCATGTTCCAAGACTTCTTGGCTCTGGCGACTCGGTATATCCACCATCCCCAAGCGTGCAACCAAACCACTTGCCTGTCCCCACAAGTCCTTGAAACCTTGTGGTCGTAGATCTTGCAGGAAGATTTCCTTAGACAGCGGAGGCAACCATGGTTGCGGCAGGGCCTGGATGGACAGGCGCTCTGTCAAGGCTTTCAGCTTACTTACGATGGCTTGAAGCTCACTCGGAACCTCCTTGATGGATTCAGCCTGATCCAGACCTGACAGGTCTTCGTTGAGAATCTCATATTGACCAATGTCATTGATGGCATAGATGGTATGGTCCTCAATCCCCTGCTCATCCTTATCTGGCTGGTAATCAGCCCCAGACCAGGCAGACTGGAAGAGTTCATACACTTCATTATTTCCGACTTGGAGGTAGCCACGACCCACCTGAGTAATCTCAGCCGCATCTGGCGTCTTAAGCATCTCCATGGAGTCGCTCCGATCCGCCACCTTGAGCGCCAGCTTGAAGCGAGAGTTGGACCAGATCTGGTCATCCACCACACCAGATGGCTTCTGAGTAGCTAAGATCAGGTGAATACCCAAACTTCGACCGATACGAGCGGTTGAGACCAGCTCCTTCATGAAGTCAGGTTGGTTGGTCTTGAGCTCCGCAAACTCATCGGAGATCAAGAAGAGATGGGGCATGGGCTCACTCACCTCACCCAGCTTGTACTTCTTCTGGTATTGATTGATATGGTTGACATCATTCTCCGCAAAGAGACGTTGACGGCGCTTCAGCTCCGCATTGATGGACACTAGGGCCCGCATGGACTGGGCGCCATCCAAGTTGGTGATGGTCCCAAGTAAGTGAGGCAGGTCCTTGAAGAGGTTGGCCATGCCCCCGCCCTTATAGTCGATGAGGAGGAAGGCAACATCATGCGGATGGAAATTAACCGCAAGGCTTAAGATATAAGACTGGATGACCTCTGACTTACCAGAACCCGTAGTACCTGCCACCAAACCGTGCGGACCGTGAGCCTTTTCATGTAAGTTCAGATAGACGATATCCTCCTTGCCACGAAGACCCAGAGGTACCGCCAAACTCTTATAAGGCGCATGCTTTTCCCAACGACTGACAACACCCAAGTCCTCAAAGGTCTCAGCCCCGTACATCTCCATAAAGGTCACCGTTTCAGGGATAGAAGACTTAAGGTTCTGTAGGTGATTAAGCGGAGCTAAACGGCGTACCAAGGTCTCCTTGTCGTAGCCAACCGGGAAATGGTCCAAGGCAAAGTCAATCTCACGCAACTGACCCTCCTCCATGACCAGCTGACCAGTGTTTCGATCCTTGATGTTAATGATGGTCTTGATATTCTCAGACAGAGAAGACAGCACATCCTGCACAAAGACCAGGCTACAGCCTAGCTCCGTCGGATCCTCCGTGAAGAACTCCATAATCACATGGTCCAAAATCAACTTCTCATCCGTCACCAAGACCACATAGTGAGGACTGAAGAGGGTCGACTCACGATTGGACTTGTCTTCCTTTTGAGCCCTGCGCAATTTCAAGATCTGATTGAGCGAGTTGAGCACCTGATCATGGGTCCTCTGGTTATAGACAAAACCACGCACATTCATGTCCTGCAAGGTCGCATGAGGCAAGAACCGCATCCAATCCCACTGCTCCTTCTCCTCCTCTGGCATGATGGTAATAAACTGCACATCATGATAGGAATGGAAAAGTGCTATTTGGTTGACCATGAGTTGGAGCTGCTCAATCACCAAAGCCCGCGGACCAATATAGCCGACAGGACCATGGGACAGATTGGCCACAATAGGCATATCTGAAATGGTCTTGTTTTGTTCATAGAGTTGAAAACCCTCCATCTCCAAGGGATCCCGCTTGCCCGACCGTTCCGTCTGAGCATAGGACAGGTCATAAGACACCGGAACCTCACCCAGACCCAAGCGATAATACAAGAAATCAAAATGAAGAGGCGTCTTCTCATAAATCCGATGGTGGTAGCTATCTGCCAGATCCACCAAGGTCTCAATAGCAGGATAATGGTAGAGCTGACCATCTTTCTGCGACTTGGTCAGACCAGCCAACTCCTTGGCCTTATCAGCCAGATAGTCATGATAGAGCCCTTCTCGGTCTCTCAGCTCTTTCTGGTAATCCTTTCTCCCCTTTATATAGCCAGCAATAGACATCCCCAACGTCACAATCGACATGGCGATAGTCGCAAGCACGTAGAGACCACGAGGTTGGAAAATCATGATAACCAATGTAATCCCCACCATCATAAGAGGAGGCAAGATTAGTTTCAACAAACTGTCAGACGGTTTTGAAGGTGCATTCGAAGGAGCATTGATAGCCACCCTGTCTTCTGAACTCCGATAGATAATCCGTGGAGAGCGATGGTAGTCTGGATAATCCTCATAAAAAGCATAGCGCGATGCAGACTTACGAGCCAACTCATCACTAGCCTCTACAGGACCCGCAACCAGGACCTCATCTGCATAAAATTTGAAAAAAGTATCCTCAAAAGCAAGCTCATCTCCAAGAGCCAGCTCCATTTCCCCCTTCTCCATCAGAAGGTTATTGATATAGATGGAGCCCGCCAAACGATAAAGCATCCATGACTGGTCACTGCGTTTGAGCAAGACATGACAACTTGGCCCTGCAAGGACAAAACTATTTCCCGCATGCTGGCCGATCGTTAATTCCTGCTTATCAAGAGGGTCTAGGATCACCTGCTCCGACGGAAGAAGATAGACCACGCCCCCCGCCAAAGACATACCAGATACAAGGTTTCCTTCCACTCCATCATAGTCATAGTAAACTTGTGCTCCATCTAACCAAATCGTCAAAGGAGTATCCAGTGAGGAGACAAAAACCTGTGCCTTTTCTGTGCCTTGAAAAAGAGTCTTTTTTCCAGCAGACACATCCGCCACATAGCGAAAACCATCTTTATAAAAAACTACTGTCTCTGCCATAGCTTACTCCCCGCCCGAGCTCGATGGACTCGTTGATGATGACTCTGTAGAAGAGGTTGAACTAGACGTCGAACTTGTACCTGTTTCCACCTGTGACCCATCTTCATGGTAGTTTTTGGAAAATAGCAGAGCTACTAAACTTAGTTATAAAGAGATAAGATGCAAAGCCTCCTACCTTTGTCAGCAATCAGGCTCAGCTTTAGACCGAGCTTAGCTTGACATCTTATGTATCAAGGAAGAATATATCTTTCCATTATGCCAAAAAATCCAGACAAGGTGACCTTGAACGGTTGAATGTAAGAGAAAATAGTATTCACATTATAATTTCTATATTTTTTAGTTATATCCACCTCTCGCTAGGTCAAAATACCCAGCTAATACTAGCCGGGCAACATACTATTATAAGCTTAGTGAAGGAAACTTACTGACTATCATCTAATTACCGAAGCAGTCCGTAATTAATTGCTCAGAAGTTGACATCAATGAAATAATTTCATCCATTTTTTCTCCAAGAGCGTTAACAGCGACACCTTGATTACTTGAAATCTGAACTTTCATTTCTTCAAACCTTGACTTCATAGACAATAAAACTTCTGAAATACTCAATTGCGCCTTTACAATGGCTTCTAGTCCACTGAGCCCATAAATCGCATCCTCAGCACCTCTTCTAAATGGTTCATATAAGTTTCCTAATGCCCCTACAACTGTATTCACTTTTGTGGAGGCAGTGGTTAGCATTCGATCAATTTCTGAACTCTCACTCTGTAAGCGTGAAATAGCATATGAAATACTAATAAAGTCTCCAACTCGACCATAATAGTGTCTCTCCTTTTCTCCCCATTCTTTATAATAAACATTCGTTGCCATTTGACTATTTAATTTATTACAGCTAGAGATAATCGTAGAAAGCAATGAATTGGTTGAGGAAATTTCAGATGACACCTCGGATAAATAGTTACCAAACTCGGTAGACATTGAATCTGCTAACTCATCTGCTTTTCTATCAATTTGATCATCGTATGCTCTAAGTACACTCATATCATCAAAGACCCCCGTTGATTCTAAAAATGTCTGATAGTCCGTATAGATAGATACATCTACAGGAGAAATCAAGGATAAGTCTAATTTGGTAATATCACTAGCCAGCTGAGCATCTACTGAAATCATTGCATCCTTTATCGTTTCAACAACTTCAACTGTGTAATTTACGCATTGAATAACTGCTTGTAAATTAAAATGGATAACCTCTAAGACCTCGCCAATAGCTAACGGAATTCCGTCTGAATAAGAACTACGATTACCAATTCCTTTGGTAACAGATTCAATCTCTTCCTCAAATGAATTGATAAGTTCCTCTCCCCTTCTTGCGACATTTGTCCGTGTTCCTATTGAAAAAATACCACCATATTTACTTGGACCTACATCGGAGTTATTTCTCGCCACAGACCTCAATTCCCCAGAACCAATGGATAGCCTTGTTAAAGAATTTACAACAGAATTATAGTTCCACGAAGAACCATTTTCTTTGTACCAACTATAGAAAATACTGCTTCCCCAATTGTCAAATCTTCTTGAAAATTCATAGCTATCATACGAAACTATTGTCGAAAGCATAGTTTCTAAATCAACAATCTGCTCAAACGCTGAATCAATATCTTTTACCGCTTGAACTAAGGCGATTGATTCCAACTGCTCCGAAATAGTCTCCTTGTACGACTCCTTGCGCTGGTTCACTCCATCAACTACTTGTTGGTTCGCTGAAATCCCTTCCCCATTGAGCGTGAGAAGATCGGATAGATAGGTGGATATTCCTCGAAGGTTAGTAGCTACCACTTCTAAAACGCCTAAATCTAAGTTAATGGTTGAGCCCGCTCCCCCAGAAGCCCATGCAGGTATAATAGGCGTCTTTACTAAATACTCCGGACTAAGTACAAAATCCGCTACTCCATCTCGGTTGAAGTCCACACTATTTAAATCAGCTAAAACAGCTGTGGTTGTGTAATGCATAGCCTCCATACTATTTTTATACGCGGACATATCATGTTCAATAGGCACATCAATGGCAATCACATTTCCAACGTAGACGGCCTCTAGCTCTGTATCAAACTTTTTAGCCAGAAAATTTAACAATAGATCCTTGGGACCATCTAAATGAAACCCCTTAACAGTGGTTTTTCCATCAAAGTCTATTTCATTTGGTTTTTGATCCCACAAGGCATTTGTTAACGCATCTGCTGTTGTAGAAAAAGTTACCGCATAACCTGAATAATTTGAGATTAGTTGATTGACACGTTGCTCCTCAATCTCCTCCTGAACTATTAACTTATCCAGTTCCTCCTTACTGATCACCTTATAAGAAAGTAGGCGATCGTAGTTCATTTCCAAAAATGTTTTTACACTTACGGATTGCGGAGCCCCTTGATAACCAAACTTATAGGGGGTCTGCTCAACAATAGCCACACGCGTTGAAAGGAAGTCCCCAAAAGAATGTCCAGTAGTAACGGTTACATTGGCCCCACTTTTCTGCACCTCTCGATAAAATGAGGTCGCACTTTCTTCCAACTTCTTCAAAGCTAAACCATTGTTGAACCCTATATTGACATCAGAAATGACGTCAGCACTACCATCCGCATCCATATTTGTCCCGGCATAAGCAATATAGGTTTCCCCAGTTACAGAATCATACACTGCAATGGCAGCTACGCCTGTGGAGGGGTCATAGTAATAATCCTTTAATTCTGTGTTAGGAGGAAGGGGAGCATCCTTTGATTCTAACCTATTTTTTATTTTCTGAAAATCTTCCTTATCTTTATCAAGCAAAGACCTAACATTGTTCACATAATATTCTTCAAATTTATAAACACTGTCTGCAATAGCGGCAGATACCTCAACCCGACGATTTATTTCTTCTCTACTCATCCTCTATATCCTCCATTACGAATTTGAAAACACGAATAATTTCAATATCAGCTTCGTCATATAAGGAATACGTTAGTATATAGGAAAATGTTTTTTCATCATGCCTTGTTTTGCTTACTTCGATTTTAGCAACTGTTGGATCAGTTAATCCATAAGTTTCTATTAGTTTCTTTGTGTAGTCCGAAGGAGTCTTCTCTTGGTAACTCATATCCTTCATATAAGTATTGGGATGGTCCAGTACCTTCACTAGCTCTAGATTATTAAAATAGTCTTCTGAAAAATGGAATTCTTCAAACATCAGTTTTCTATTTACTAACACTTCACTAGTCGTATTTATTTTCAATTCTCCATCTATATAAGTCGTTGGATAACCTTCCGTTTCAGAAACAGACAAATCATAACTCATTCCTTCAAACTGTCCATCTGAGTTGATAGTCAAATCAGTCTGAAATCCCTTGGCACTCTCCATACCATATATCCTCAAACTGTCTTCAATCGAAAGAATATCAAAATTCTCTATCGATTGCTGGTCCAGCACCTCATACATCGGTGCCAACTCTGTTCTAATCTCTGCTTCTTTATTACAACCTGTCAAACCCATTATCATAACACCTCCTAAAATGCACATCATTAGTTTTTTTATTCGATTCATTACTCCGCCACCTGCTTACTAATTTTTACTTTTTGATAGTCTTGGTCATGATATAGATACACTTCATCTACTTTCAAAGTCTCCTCACGACTTGTCATTTTATGTTGTACAATACTTTGATCATATAGTCTTTGAGCAACGATTGCCGTCACCAGATTCTCTTTAATATACTTAATAGATAAATCTGTCTTGAGTAACGATGATTTTTGTGCACCAATTATCAGTTGGACCCCTACTTTGAGTGATTCTTGGTAGAGTTTTATAAAGTCTGAGTAACTCATCTTAGTCTGCTCCAGAAAAGCTATTATATCAGGAATAATGCAGAAACTTACTTTTCGAATAGATTGAGTCTTCCTCTGTTGAATTTCTTGAAACAGAAGTTTCTCAACTCCAATCTCAGCAGTAATAACTCTATCTATAGTCTCACTTGTAAAATTAAACGATGATTGCTCTGATGAAACGTAGATAATTTCTTTTTCTGGCAAAAGAGAAAGAGAATAAGTCACTATATGTTTCATCACACGGCCCACCGTAGATAATTGATCCCCAAAAACCAATAAATGCTTCATAGCTCCAATATTCAAACCAACACTTTCCACATTCTCAAAGTCTAGTCCGATTGGTAGCTCACCACCTGCGACAGCTTCTTGCACGCTTGTTAGACCCGCAAACTCTTCAAAGCTCAGGCTCTCAGGCATGACTGGTATGCCTTCTGGACGACGACCCGTCCAAGAAGCAGCCATGCTTTTTGCCTCATCCTGTACTGCCTGCACCAGACCAAAGGAGTCCTTGGCATAGGCTGGAAGGGCGACTTGGAAGACCTCAACCTCATCCAAATGAACCAAGCCTCGACCAGGAACCTCTTCCATCACATGTTGGTGGCGACCGACAATGGTACGAGATTCGACGTCATCCGTCAATTTCAATGCCAAACGTGTTTTCAGACTGGCTTGTAAAGCTGGGCGAAGAGCCCCACTGCGACCAGCTGTGAGGACCAGGTAGATTCCGAGGCTGGCTCCTTCACGTGCCAGAGTTTGTAAGAGAGTCTCCATTTCAGCTCCAAGGCTTGCCTCTTTCAAACCATCAAAATTATCCAAAACCAAGAAGATAACAGGAAGCTCGTCTCCACTCGCCTGTCGATAGAGGGTGAGATTTGGGACGGCATAGCGACTAAAGGCCGCCTTGCGCTTAGCCAACTCTTCCTTCATCCGACGCATGAACTTGGTCAACTTCTCTGTATCCTCCGCCATCAATAGATCCGCAGTATGAGGCAGATCTCTCAACGGCAAGAGTCCGTTGGTACCGAAGTCCAAGAGATAGAAGTGTAGCTCCTCCGGTGTCAGTTGGCGTGCCAAGTCCATCACTAGGGTTTGAACAAAGGTCGATTTCCCCATACCCGGACTAGAGAACAAGGCGATGTGTCCATCCTTTTCAAAGTCATGTTCCAAGACTTCTTGGCTCTGGCGACTCGGTATATCCACCATCCCCAAGCGTGCAACCAAACCACTTGCCTGTCCCCACAAGTCCTTGAAACCTTGTGGTCGTAGATCTTGCAAGAAGATTTCCTTAGACAGCGGAGGCAACC is a genomic window of Streptococcus sp. 29896 containing:
- a CDS encoding TIGR04197 family type VII secretion effector; this encodes MIQSNSQIASQVATGIATSASNISGIGMATKDGVSSYNGNNDASTHISREKDYSTQVSHKLVEFVSLVQSMAAEFEAVDQSISRSLDQLVPSGGGQGAYSGGGRRLLTD
- a CDS encoding SA1320 family protein; translation: MSREEINRRVEVSAAIADSVYKFEEYYVNNVRSLLDKDKEDFQKIKNRLESKDAPLPPNTELKDYYYDPSTGVAAIAVYDSVTGETYIAYAGTNMDADGSADVISDVNIGFNNGLALKKLEESATSFYREVQKSGANVTVTTGHSFGDFLSTRVAIVEQTPYKFGYQGAPQSVSVKTFLEMNYDRLLSYKVISKEELDKLIVQEEIEEQRVNQLISNYSGYAVTFSTTADALTNALWDQKPNEIDFDGKTTVKGFHLDGPKDLLLNFLAKKFDTELEAVYVGNVIAIDVPIEHDMSAYKNSMEAMHYTTTAVLADLNSVDFNRDGVADFVLSPEYLVKTPIIPAWASGGAGSTINLDLGVLEVVATNLRGISTYLSDLLTLNGEGISANQQVVDGVNQRKESYKETISEQLESIALVQAVKDIDSAFEQIVDLETMLSTIVSYDSYEFSRRFDNWGSSIFYSWYKENGSSWNYNSVVNSLTRLSIGSGELRSVARNNSDVGPSKYGGIFSIGTRTNVARRGEELINSFEEEIESVTKGIGNRSSYSDGIPLAIGEVLEVIHFNLQAVIQCVNYTVEVVETIKDAMISVDAQLASDITKLDLSLISPVDVSIYTDYQTFLESTGVFDDMSVLRAYDDQIDRKADELADSMSTEFGNYLSEVSSEISSTNSLLSTIISSCNKLNSQMATNVYYKEWGEKERHYYGRVGDFISISYAISRLQSESSEIDRMLTTASTKVNTVVGALGNLYEPFRRGAEDAIYGLSGLEAIVKAQLSISEVLLSMKSRFEEMKVQISSNQGVAVNALGEKMDEIISLMSTSEQLITDCFGN